In one window of Gossypium hirsutum isolate 1008001.06 chromosome A01, Gossypium_hirsutum_v2.1, whole genome shotgun sequence DNA:
- the LOC107925387 gene encoding uncharacterized protein — protein sequence MLSWEARTQIQQLWDLISLGDDVCTSANKAKSFKKEVSELESLVNRLSQMLKTLLCFVTSTHTSLYLRPLHCIVAEVKVGFEHALSIVHKCKCGNLFWKLFTTCSNATQFVELFNCLNASISDMKWLLSIYMPQNCSMPTYEKPVKVKVWSCIAAVKMGRALEDRVLAVKQLASLAEQNDEYKNIIYEENGVPSLQKLLKEKISLDAQIMGVKTLCLLANEKERKRVILKEMISTILSRSSRTSAMSDQIQAANLVTL from the coding sequence ATGTTGAGTTGGGAGGCAAGAACACAGATTCAGCAACTCTGGGATTTGATATCTTTAGGGGATGATGTTTGCACATCGGCTAACAAGGCTAAGTCGTTCAAGAAGGAAGTCTCCGAATTGGAGTCGTTAGTTAATCGACTATCGCAAATGCTGAAAACCCTGCTTTGTTTCGTTACTTCAACGCATACTTCCCTTTACTTGCGCCCACTTCATTGCATAGTCGCCGAGGTTAAGGTTGGCTTTGAGCACGCCCTCTCCATTGTCCACAAATGCAAGTGCGGAAACCTGTTTTGGAAACTCTTCACCACCTGTAGCAATGCAACCCAATTTGTGGAGCTATTCAACTGTTTAAATGCTTCTATCAGCGATATGAAATGGctgctttccatctacatgcccCAAAATTGCTCGATGCCGACGTACGAGAAACCAgttaaggttaaggtgtggtcTTGCATCGCCGCCGTCAAAATGGGGCGTGCATTGGAAGATCGCGTCCTGGCGGTGAAACAACTGGCATCACTTGCTGAGCAAAACGATGAGTATAAGAACATTATTTATGAAGAAAACGGGGTACCGTCTTTACAAAAGCTTTTAAAGGAGAAGATATCTTTGGATGCTCAAATCATGGGTGTCAAAACACTTTGCCTTTTAGCTAACGAGAAGGAGAGGAAAAGGGTTATTCTGAAGGAAATGATTTCTACAATCTTAAGTCGTTCATCAAGAACATCGGCGATGTCTGATCAAATTCAAGCAGCCAATTTGGTTACGCTTTAA